gccctaatctggtccctaatcataaaaacaacctaaagagacaaagaaaatagtttgaaatctgtgaaaaaaacAGCCAAATAAAATTcaaagtacagtacaacctcgattcaacgtacgatATGGGACCAACGATATATGTTCCAAAATCCTTATTTCCACAAATTCCTATCTCTAACTTATAAAGAAAAGGGAAAGCACCGCTATAAATATCTATAATACTGCACTTATAGTATTTGTTGGGGACACTCCTCGACACTGGTCTTGTTCTCACTGCCTCTCTTCTCCCAAGTGACCGATAGGGGCTTGCACATGTCCCTGCCTGCCTGGTTCCCATAATGTCTCATCCCTATACATGTCATACACATTTCCCAATACTTCATTTATATGTCTTATAATGTTACAGGCTGTTTTTCTACATTTAACACTGTTGTTTCTCTATATTTTCCTGCGTTGAATCTGCTTTTTATTTTTAGCCAATTTATCCCTTTTGTTTACATTGGTTTTTAGGAGATTACATTTTCCTGTTGAGATGATGCTCTGTGCATCTGAAAGGGGTCAGAGTTCAaccgtttttcaacatttaacactgctatttctccctactCAAGGGTCTCTCTTACAACTGAGATTTGACTGTTAAGCTAAACAAAAAGCTCTGCAATATTCTTACAATGTAAGAATACAGGATGTAAAATCCCTCTATTTAAAACCATGAATCTTCTAAGATTTGAAGAATTGATGGTACACTACTGTATATTACTAAAGTATTGTTTTTGTTATGTTTCAGCCAATGCAAAGGTAACCACAAATACCTCAAAAAAAGGTACAAAAAAGTCTGCAGTAAAACCAGCAGAGAGTAGCTCTGAAGACTCCAGTTCAGATGAGGATGAAACAAAAAAGCCTTCAATCAAGACGCCTGCTATTCCTTCACAAAAGCCAGCTGCTGGACCAGTGGCAAAAGCTGCCAAGAAACCCTCAGAGTCCAGTTCCGAGGAATCCAGTTCAGACGATGAACCTGCTAAGCCAGTAAAAAAGGTTTCTGTTCAATTACAGAAACCAGTACCAGCTGCCAAGAAACCTAAAGAATCTAGTTCAGAGGAGTCAAGTTCAGAAGATGAACCTGCAAAGCCAGTCAGTAAGAAACAAGTCCCAACTCAAACACCAGCAGCCACAAAGAAAGAAGAATCAAGTTCTGAAGAATCAAGCTCAGAGGAGGAACCACCAAAGCCAACTGTTAAAAAAGCTGTTGTACCTCAAAAGCCAGCAGCTGTCAAGAAAGAGGAATCAAGTTCAGAAGATTCAAGTTCAGAGGAGGATGAACCTACAAAACCTATTGCCAAAAAGCTTGCTGCAACACAAAAATCTATTGCTAAAAAGGCAGCAGAGTCCAGTTCAGAGGAATCTAGTTCTGAGGAGCCTTCAAAACCAGTTAAGAAAATGGCTGTGCCTGTTAAAAAGCCAATGACTAAGACTGCTGCAAAGCCCAATGAATCCAGCTCTGAGGAATCAAGTTCAGAGGAGGAAGAACCTCCAAAGGCAGCAGTAAAAGTTGTCAAACCTAAAAAGACAGACTCTAGTTCTGAAGAAAGTGATAGCTCTGATGATGCTATCACTAAGCCTGCAGCTAAGGGTACAAAAGTTCAAGTTAAACCCCCTGCCAAGCAGGAAAGTAGTTCTGAAGAATCGAGTGAAGATAGCCATGAAGACTCTGCTAAGTCACAAGTTAAAACTGTTGCTAAAGCTCCAGGTAAACCTGCAGCTGCTAAAGAGAGCAGTTCAGAAGATTCTAGTGAAGAGAGTTCAGAGGGCCCTGCAACCAAAGGTAAAAATAAAGCTCCACCAAAAGTTACAAAGAAGAAATCTAGTTCTGAAGACTCTAGTAGTGAAGACGAAGAAGATGGGAATGTAAATTTATCACTTTCGAAGACACCCAATGGCACAGCCAGCAAGgtaattgtgtggattatttcatAGAATGTAAATAATTAATAGCAAGACCAGTTTAAGATTCTGCTCAGACATTGAATATGTATTAAAATCATACTATTAGGTAAAGTTGCTGGACAGCTAATTAAGAATATTACTATTCATAGCAAACTAACAAAAAACTCACTTTGTTAAATTAATGGTTTGCATTAAAATATCAGGCATGCTATAAATTGTCAATAATGGAAGCTGTGCATGCAACCATTATGTAGGCATATATGGGGTAACTCATTCGAACAAACTATTGGGGCAAGGTTGATTCTTTATATGGGGGATTATGTTAGGAGCATCAGGCATTTTCTTCCAATGCCTCATCCTTATGATTGGATTTTTTTTAAGAGGGTAAAACCCACTGTAATGCCTATACATGCTTGTTGTTTAGTTGTATCAATATGGTAGTGTAATGAAATATCTTCATGATAacaaattaggtaagtacaaatctACTTTAACCCCTGGGAGGCACTTGTGATGGCATAGCCTGCAACACGCCTAGGtacaagaaattaaaaaaaaaattcttataagtgttcatttgtgttccctaatcacaggaaaaataataataaaaaattgggGCTGATAAACCAAGTGTCCTGTGCTGTCAGGTGGGAGTTGTCACAAAGATATTACctcattatttcaatgtctgattttttttggcagtaatattattcattagtgtgtagtgtgatatatttatataatgaaatgtgtgaaCCACCACTATGCTCAAAAGTATGgtgagcatattagtgattcagttATAAACAATAaacatagttttgctgttattacactgtacacacgctatatacaagtatctgcatgtttcgtTCACCAcagcgaaccactaagttggtatggcgaGTCCACACATCAAGGCTCTAGACGGCATTAAGTGTAGTTGGTGGACAAAGATTGGGAGACTAGAACATTTCATTCTATGCTGAAAATTAAGCCACTCAGAGATGAATCTAAATGTACATTGCATGAAATTGCAGATCATTTTATCGCAATTATCTGAAATTCTTTCCTTTTACATGTTTTGCTTCTAGTAGATGAAGGGTTGTATTAATTATTTATAATAGTACAGTACTAAAGTTTATGTATAGAATACTAAATATTCTTACCATTTCAGAGCCCATTTAATAATTCTATGAATAATTCATGGAATGGTTCCATGAATTCAACATACACAACACCAGGTGGAACTAAAAAAGTAAGTTATGTTATGTAGTGATGAAAATAATAAATGTTTTGGCAAACTTCCAACTTAgtaatttactttttttttttctttgtttttctgaacAGAAAGAACCATATAGAAGAGTACGCGCTGAAGAAGTGGAAGTCGACTCCAAGTTTAACAATTCTTTCGAAGCAAAGGTAATGATTGTGTCTGCCCATTCTATTTGCATTCTCTTTCTTTTTATAGGATGATGATGAAGAGGAGGATGGTGAAGCTGACACCAATGAAAAACCATTCCGGGCTGGCCTGGGCTTCAAAGGAAAAGATGACTCCCGGGGAGGATTTGGAGGCTTTAGGGGTGGCAGGGGAAAATCTTTTGGAGATCGTGATGATGGTGACGGAAACTCGAGAGGTGGTTTCAGAGGTGGGCGGGGGGGATTCCGTAGAGATGGTGATAGGGATGGAGGATTCAGGGGTAGAGGTTTCAGGGGAAATAGAGGTGGTTttagaggaggaagggggggattCAATAACAGTGAAGAAAATGGCGAAGGTGGCGGGAGACGTTTCTCATCTGGCGGCCATGATGATTTTAAAAATGAGGGTGGTGATGATCAAAAGAGTTTTTCCCCCCGTGGTCGTGGGGGATTTGGTGGTGGGTTCAGAGGTGGCTTTAGGGGTGGTGATAGAGGGGGCTTTAGGGGTGGAGATAGAGGGGGCTTTAGGGGTGGGGATAGAGGAGGCTTTAGGGGTGGGGATAGAGGAGGTTTTAGGGGTGGAGATAGAGGAGGCTTTAGGGGAGGACGAGGCAGGGATGGGGACTCTTCAAGAGGTAGGGGTGGATTTAGGGGAGGTTTTGGAAAGAGCCCAGGCCTCGGCATGGATGGTGCTGGTGAAAACAAGaagataacttttgatgactagaCTGCAACACCTTGACACAGGGCAAGAAAATAGTAAGTTGGACTATTTCTGTAAGTGATTATACTGTATAATTAAAATTTATATCATTGGGAATGTATTTTGTTCCTTCAGCTCCTTTCACATTAGAAAACTTCAGTGGCTGATCATTTCACAACAATATCCAACTGACTTTATTTTGTCTTGTGGGGGtggtaatttattttgtttgctaGTGTAATTTTATATCAcccagcagtttttttttttccgtgcttAGTTGATGTCCGAAGAATGCCAATAGGCAACTTAAAAACTTTTGtatagtggtggaagttgttgttgttgttgttaaagattcgctacctggaacaaagttccaagtagcacgggctatggtgagcccgtagtgccttttttTTGTGGTGGAAGGAAGATTTGTTGTGATTGGGTCCTTTAGCATCAAAATTTTCATCATTGTTAACTTCATTAGTTTATTGTTGGTTTAAAATTTATTGTGATTGCAGTGGTTGAAAGTAAATGCTACTTGAGAATTTGTTTACAATTTTAAGGTATTTTATTTTGTGTTAAATTAAGTTTCCTTTCATAAAGTGACCAGAAGGTTGAAAACAATCAGGAAGATAACTGGAGCACATGAAGAGAATAAACTATAATGGAGACAGCGTGTATTTAGAAAGGTCATTGTACCtgataattggttctacaaatggcATTGAGATATGGCAGAAAGTTTATTACTTTTTATGATTACTTATttagtattttattttatttagtatTGGATTACTTCTTTCTAAAATTGCAGTGAGGATGTAGATACTGGAAGATACTAAAGTTACTGCTAAGAGTTCAATCCCTATAAATATAAAGGGTTTACTTGTGTACATTTTCATCTGGATGATATAATGCTGGCTTTTGATTTTGAGAATATTTCTTTGCAATTTTGCTGACCAAAATGTTTCCAACTTCCACTCCTGCCTCATTCTGTTGGTTCTTACCCAAGAAAATACCTTTTTCACCTCAATATGTTGTACACAGATGTTCTAATGTCATTAAATTTTATCatgttcttattattttgccagtTATCTGGTACTAGTCTCAACATAGCATGGGACCATTTTCTTATTGTGCTTTATTTGACATTGATTTCATGCTGGAGCTGGATATTTTAATACTGGCTTAATAAAGTGTGCATAATCTCAAAAATACCATGATTAAATTCTTAAATTAAAGAGTACCATTGTCTTAGTTTTGCATAAGCTGCATGATTGTTTTTGTGTACCTCCAGTGTTAAGGCTGGTGCTAAAAGAGCGAAGAGAAATCGATGGGGTGCACAATGCATGTCTTATAAGAACAAAATGAGAGGGTCATTGTCAATTGTtgtaatacaatgttttttttttcttatgtaagGTATAATCACTAAAGTCTTGGCCTGGCTTGGTgccgtcttttgataattacttgttttaTCATAGTTTGTAGTTACATGATAATGACCAAAAAATGCCATTTATTCATTTGAATAGGACTGTAAGTGCTTAGTctaattaattttatatatatatatatatatatataattgtataatatatatatatatatatataattgtataatTACACACATACCCTAAACACCTTTGCTGTATTTAATTAAATGAAATTTTCTTCAGCGTGGTGCAAGAGGATCATGGGGTGAGCGCGCATACAAAGATCTCAAAGTGACTCGAGGGAAGGTCTTCCGGCATGAGAAGAACAAAAAGAAGAAGGGATCTTATAGAGGTGGCTCATTGGATTTTGGCGTTAATTCTGTTAAGTTTGACTCTGATTAATTATGAGTTCAATTTGTTTAATGTGATCTAAAACATTACAGTATTTGAAAATTTGCTGTTTAAGAGTAATGGTGGTATTGAAGTGAATGCTACATAATGTAAACCAGGTTTTGGGCACATTTGTGTCTGATAAATATAATTGAACTATGGGTATATAGCAGAGTTGTGTAATAGATATGCAACTGAGGAAGGCTATGTACATTGCGTGCTTTTATAGGTTGGAACTTTGGTACAGTAATAAGACGTGGTTATCATTTGTGTAAGGATGACTTTCCTTCCAGTTGCTATGCCCCAAAAACCTCAGGGTTTACATTTTAGATAGTAGTGATCCATAATGACTAATTAGAGAATAATTGTTTTACATAGTTTTTTTCGTTCATATAGGAAGTTTTATCAAAACTTTTTGTAAATTGTAGTGTTAATGGCTCTTCCAGAAGGGATGATAATACAAGCAAAATAGTCAGTCTCAGTTGGTTACATATTAATTGACCACAAAACCCCAGAACAGGATAGTGTTAGGAACTTTTAAAATTTCCTTGAATTGAGGCAATATTTAATGTTAAAATAGCATTAGCTTTCCTGAATATGCTAAAGTAGATAATACAAAAGTAAGAATACAGCAAAATGACTGGGGGTCACCAATACAACTTCTCACACTTGCTATGTATGATAGTTTTAGTTTTAAATACCGTTGCAGCTGGAAACATTCATATGAAATATTTGGTGAGATGTTAAGAAATTAATTGGAATGAGCCATGTTCTAGTACCACTGTTCACATGACTTGATAGACTTGTCAGTGTATCATTTAATGTTAAGTACCCATAGTGGCTGGCTGTGTgcttgtgtacgttttatttaGACTGGAAAAGATGTGCACTGTATTTTTTCTTATACAGAATGAACATTGTGTATGATTGTTATACAGCATGTATGAAAGGATTATTGTTGAAATACATTAAAAaggtattttttaataaataaattttatttaccaAATCCAATATAATTGTATGTTGAGAATTGTCATTGGAtgacattaaaatgcttgtgaacTTGGCCATGCCAGATTGGAAAGTGTGACTGTTCATGAAAAGTACAATTGATAAAATTTGCTAGGAAGCTTGTCAGTGTTTTACTTTTTTAGAAAGTAGGCATTTCAATACTCAAGTTTACTATATTTTCATATGTTGTATAATTGCATTTaatttacccctcccccccccacttggTAATTTTTTAATCAAATGTATCCTAATTCTAGAAATACATTTACTCCCATATATACAAAAAACACAGTATTTAAACATTGCATCCCCCCCCATTAGTTCATCTAAGCTGCAGAGCAATTTATTATGATAGAGAAAACTACAGAAAACCTTTCCTTGGGTTAAAACTATAGCTACCCACAAAATGCCCCTTAAGAGTAAGGGTCAAGCCTGGTCCCAGGCCTGGCTCTGGAGTATAAGAACTCTAAACCCTCTCTAGGTAGCACAGCATCTCCACATTTGCACTGTTAAATTTTGGTCCAGCAAAATATTGATGAAAGCCTTCTCACCCCATGCTTTACATTCACATGTACCACAATCCAGTTCATGTCTCCAAGAAAGTACATTTCAATGACATTATTTGCACTCTTAGTGTAGTAATCTGAATAAGACTACAAGAAATGACTATCTTCCAGAAGTGTCATGAGGCAATAGACAAGCTTGTCTTGGTTAAAAAGGAAATGCAAAGAGGAAACATGGTTTACAGATGTAAAGAAATCCAGtacaagggcatggagaaactacaggtatAACACAGGAAGTGGGGAAAATCATACCTCGAAAAAAGCAgatgtgatagcacacaaaaagaGGTCTATGAGAATAACTGGTAAAGCAGGATGGTGGATACTCAACAATTTTCTGTTGAACAGAACacggtaacagtcaaccatataaaatagtccaagcacagttaaaagctctgtaactcggggtacagttcttgcaccactgcttttccttaattctcatatcagatatagacaaaaatacaagccaCAGCTTCGTACCATCCTTTGCAGATCTGCTGAAAACAtttaaaaactacaagcagatatttaaAGTTTTCAACTGGGCAGAAGGAAGTaacgatgtttaacagtgataaattccaggtacgatAAAGATGAAGACATTAACCATAATACTTTCGGACATCATCTGTTTTGACGCCCAGGTGTTTGAGGACACACACATTCACCCCCTGAGAACTGTGGTACCCAACATTTCGAGCTAGGGGACACCTTTAATGTTGATCCTTGCCTTcgttgctgaacccgatctcgacggactgatggttcttaaggtggcaattgtggggcgtatactcacgatgcgCCCCGTCTTGCTGGGTGTCCATGTACGTGTGTGTATActtgcctatttgtgcttgcgggggttgaggtctggctctttggtctcgcctctcaaccgtcaatcaacaggtgtacaggttcctgagcctattgggctctattttttatatatatattatatattattatatattataaaaattcaattatttttaatgaactgTACATGCTATCATTTATAATTTTAATACTAATATAATAGCTTAATTTCCAACAAGGCAGATTAAGTATTACATAATGGTCAGTTACAGTGCATAACTTAAGAATTCAGGTAACAGCAGTTAGCTGTTAATAATATGATTAATGACCATTAATAAATATAACTCCTAGAGTGAAAGACACCAGTGGCTTTAATGTGAAGCAGCATCAACCCTACAGAACTGATACATATGTTTCCAAATAGAGTTCTGATCATTGTTAAAGCAACAAATTATTGAATCAGTAGTCTAAAGTTTAAGTGTTCTAACAATTTATATGAAGGTAGAATACTAGTACCAGTATGTATGAATAGGTTATCTCTTTCACAAGCACTCAGATTTCTCAACCATATAATTGATATATGGCACCATATtggggtgccatgggcacaatcagagaacactgtataaacaccagaggttcacagttgttcaacatcctaccagcaagcataagaaatattgccggaacaactgtggacatctttaagATAAAACTAGATCACTTTCTTTAAGGagtgcaggaccaaccgggctgtggtggatatgtgggtctgcaggctgttgcttggaacagcctagtggaccaagctcaagtaaagcctggcctcgggccgggcttggggagtagaagaactcccagaaccccatcaaccaggtatcataaaAGGAAAATAATTTTGGTCAGCAAGGACTATTAATCACACTTTTTCACTTAAGAATTTACATAATAAGCATATATGAC
The window above is part of the Procambarus clarkii isolate CNS0578487 chromosome 67, FALCON_Pclarkii_2.0, whole genome shotgun sequence genome. Proteins encoded here:
- the LOC123767579 gene encoding nucleolar and coiled-body phosphoprotein 1 isoform X1 produces the protein MADAGKIAKALVCEFLNEEDKKLGVTACKKLGAGELPKLPENAPSLVDVIQHYLKTSPNKRRLSLDIPQPKKQRKDVSSSEESSEEEAVNKKSASVMTNGKGKTAKGMAIKGKATPGKATPAKAAPSKAPEPSASEDSEEDSDDSEPPKKKPAVALQCVSTPKSATLKAGKSSSEDSSSEDDEVPQKSLVKTTNAKVTTNTSKKGTKKSAVKPAESSSEDSSSDEDETKKPSIKTPAIPSQKPAAGPVAKAAKKPSESSSEESSSDDEPAKPVKKVSVQLQKPVPAAKKPKESSSEESSSEDEPAKPVSKKQVPTQTPAATKKEESSSEESSSEEEPPKPTVKKAVVPQKPAAVKKEESSSEDSSSEEDEPTKPIAKKLAATQKSIAKKAAESSSEESSSEEPSKPVKKMAVPVKKPMTKTAAKPNESSSEESSSEEEEPPKAAVKVVKPKKTDSSSEESDSSDDAITKPAAKGTKVQVKPPAKQESSSEESSEDSHEDSAKSQVKTVAKAPGKPAAAKESSSEDSSEESSEGPATKGKNKAPPKVTKKKSSSEDSSSEDEEDGNVNLSLSKTPNGTASKSPFNNSMNNSWNGSMNSTYTTPGGTKKDDDEEEDGEADTNEKPFRAGLGFKGKDDSRGGFGGFRGGRGKSFGDRDDGDGNSRGGFRGGRGGFRRDGDRDGGFRGRGFRGNRGGFRGGRGGFNNSEENGEGGGRRFSSGGHDDFKNEGGDDQKSFSPRGRGGFGGGFRGGFRGGDRGGFRGGDRGGFRGGDRGGFRGGDRGGFRGGDRGGFRGGRGRDGDSSRGRGGFRGGFGKSPGLGMDGAGENKKITFDD
- the LOC123767579 gene encoding nucleolar and coiled-body phosphoprotein 1 isoform X2, whose protein sequence is MADAGKIAKALVCEFLNEEDKKLGVTACKKLGAGELPKLPENAPSLVDVIQHYLKTSPNKRRLSLDIPQPKKQRKDVSSSEESSEEEAVNKKSASVMTNGKGKTAKGMAIKGKATPGKATPAKAAPSKAPEPSASEDSEEDSDDSEPPKKKPAVALQCVSTPKSATLKAGKSSSEDSSSEDDEVPQKSLVKTTNAKVTTNTSKKGTKKSAVKPAESSSEDSSSDEDETKKPSIKTPAIPSQKPAAGPVAKAAKKPSESSSEESSSDDEPAKPVKKVSVQLQKPVPAAKKPKESSSEESSSEDEPAKPVSKKQVPTQTPAATKKEESSSEESSSEEEPPKPTVKKAVVPQKPAAVKKEESSSEDSSSEEDEPTKPIAKKLAATQKSIAKKAAESSSEESSSEEPSKPVKKMAVPVKKPMTKTAAKPNESSSEESSSEEEEPPKAAVKVVKPKKTDSSSEESDSSDDAITKPAAKGTKVQVKPPAKQESSSEESSEDSHEDSAKSQVKTVAKAPGKPAAAKESSSEDSSEESSEGPATKGKNKAPPKVTKKKSSSEDSSSEDEEDGNVNLSLSKTPNGTASKDDDEEEDGEADTNEKPFRAGLGFKGKDDSRGGFGGFRGGRGKSFGDRDDGDGNSRGGFRGGRGGFRRDGDRDGGFRGRGFRGNRGGFRGGRGGFNNSEENGEGGGRRFSSGGHDDFKNEGGDDQKSFSPRGRGGFGGGFRGGFRGGDRGGFRGGDRGGFRGGDRGGFRGGDRGGFRGGDRGGFRGGRGRDGDSSRGRGGFRGGFGKSPGLGMDGAGENKKITFDD
- the LOC123767579 gene encoding nucleolar and coiled-body phosphoprotein 1 isoform X3, encoding MADAGKIAKALVCEFLNEEDKKLGVTACKKLGAGELPKLPENAPSLVDVIQHYLKTSPNKRRLSLDIPQPKKQRKDVSSSEESSEEEAVNKKSASVMTNGKGKTAKGMAIKGKATPGKATPAKAAPSKAPEPSASEDSEEDSDDSEPPKKKPAVALQCVSTPKSATLKAGKSSSEDSSSEDDEVPQKSLVKTTNAKVTTNTSKKGTKKSAVKPAESSSEDSSSDEDETKKPSIKTPAIPSQKPAAGPVAKAAKKPSESSSEESSSDDEPAKPVKKVSVQLQKPVPAAKKPKESSSEESSSEDEPAKPVSKKQVPTQTPAATKKEESSSEESSSEEEPPKPTVKKAVVPQKPAAVKKEESSSEDSSSEEDEPTKPIAKKLAATQKSIAKKAAESSSEESSSEEPSKPVKKMAVPVKKPMTKTAAKPNESSSEESSSEEEEPPKAAVKVVKPKKTDSSSEESDSSDDAITKPAAKGTKVQVKPPAKQESSSEESSEDSHEDSAKSQVKTVAKAPGKPAAAKESSSEDSSEESSEGPATKGKNKAPPKVTKKKSSSEDSSSEDEEDGNVNLSLSKTPNGTASKSPFNNSMNNSWNGSMNSTYTTPGGTKKKEPYRRVRAEEVEVDSKFNNSFEAKRGARGSWGERAYKDLKVTRGKVFRHEKNKKKKGSYRGGSLDFGVNSVKFDSD